From Cyanobium sp. ATX 6F1, a single genomic window includes:
- a CDS encoding glycosyltransferase yields MRVLLVSPRFPPTSAADSQRLRMLLPHFAAQGVEAEVLAVDPVCVASPMDPWQADALPATVPIHRVRGRSLRWSRVPGLGSVEARCLGALAAAGDRLLNERPFDRVLVSSTAFGCFRLGPRWRQRFGVPFVLDYQDPWVNDYYRDHPQISPPGGRLKYALADRLNRSREPRVLQTCSGLIAVSAAYLDDLHRRYPFTVGRPSLELPFPGAPEDFERLEAIPPGALPFDPGDGLIHWLSIGRGGADLTTALEGLFLALKRHASASLLSRLRLHFLGTSYAAAGSGIPSIRPVAERLGLGHLVEERTDRLPLSLTLASLRAADALLVIGSDDPAYTASKLIPYLLARRPLLALMHERSPVVPLIRCCGGGTVVPFPSGESPGTLAAAIDHAWLQRDQYATPVPLDPQAIRPHTAAAQAAQLMDFLRRCR; encoded by the coding sequence TTGAGAGTTCTTCTGGTCTCCCCCCGCTTTCCCCCCACCAGCGCCGCCGACAGCCAGCGTCTGCGCATGCTGCTGCCCCACTTCGCCGCCCAGGGGGTGGAGGCGGAGGTGCTGGCGGTGGATCCCGTCTGCGTGGCCTCCCCAATGGATCCCTGGCAGGCGGACGCTCTGCCGGCCACCGTGCCGATCCACCGGGTCCGCGGCCGCAGCCTGCGCTGGAGCCGTGTGCCCGGCCTGGGCAGCGTCGAGGCCCGCTGCCTCGGGGCCCTGGCTGCGGCCGGTGATCGTCTGCTCAACGAGCGCCCCTTCGATCGGGTGCTGGTCTCCAGCACCGCCTTCGGCTGCTTCCGCCTCGGGCCCCGCTGGCGCCAGCGCTTCGGGGTGCCGTTCGTGCTGGATTACCAGGATCCCTGGGTCAACGACTACTACCGCGATCACCCCCAGATCAGCCCGCCCGGCGGCCGCCTCAAATACGCCCTCGCCGATCGCCTGAATCGCAGCCGCGAACCCCGGGTGCTGCAGACCTGCTCCGGTTTGATCGCCGTCAGTGCGGCCTACCTCGACGATCTGCATCGGCGTTATCCCTTCACCGTTGGGCGGCCCTCCCTTGAGCTGCCGTTTCCCGGTGCGCCCGAGGATTTCGAACGCCTGGAGGCGATCCCCCCCGGCGCCCTGCCCTTTGATCCCGGCGACGGGCTGATCCACTGGCTGTCGATCGGCCGGGGCGGCGCTGATCTCACCACGGCGCTCGAGGGCCTGTTCCTCGCCCTCAAGCGCCATGCTTCAGCAAGCCTGCTGAGCCGCCTGCGGCTCCATTTCCTCGGCACCTCCTACGCCGCCGCAGGGTCCGGGATCCCCAGCATTCGCCCCGTTGCCGAGCGCCTCGGGCTGGGCCACCTGGTGGAGGAGCGCACCGATCGCCTGCCCCTCTCGCTCACCCTCGCCAGCCTCAGGGCCGCCGATGCCCTGCTGGTGATCGGCTCCGATGATCCGGCCTACACCGCCTCCAAGCTCATCCCCTACCTGCTGGCCCGCCGCCCCCTGCTGGCGCTGATGCACGAGCGCAGCCCGGTGGTGCCCTTGATCAGATGCTGCGGGGGCGGCACGGTGGTGCCGTTCCCCAGCGGCGAAAGCCCAGGCACCCTTGCGGCCGCCATCGACCACGCCTGGCTGCAGCGGGATCAGTACGCCACCCCCGTGCCCCTCGATCCGCAGGCGATCAGACCCCACACCGCCGCCGCCCAGGCCGCCCAGTTGATGGACTTCCTGCGCCGCTGCCGATGA
- a CDS encoding class I SAM-dependent methyltransferase, producing MGRLKTGKGQFVGWKNLPHSLTSFSQALRRKFFGRFPRQPWIPFAASKKLDEILRSNWKVWEVGSGFSTLWLSDRVQSLVSIEASEEWFKLLCIMIEGEKIDNVDLRYEWRGSVMSDFSELPDGHLDLLFIDGGPRSECFTKGFPKVKKGGFIYCDNWDNDDFWGKSRDYILVDLIEEISSCQNFVDYVPAQVGVYEGLLVRKR from the coding sequence ATGGGTCGCTTGAAAACTGGAAAGGGTCAGTTTGTGGGTTGGAAGAATCTTCCGCACTCTCTAACCTCTTTTTCTCAGGCTTTGCGACGTAAGTTTTTCGGGCGTTTTCCTCGACAGCCTTGGATACCTTTTGCCGCCTCCAAGAAATTAGACGAGATTCTGCGGAGTAATTGGAAGGTATGGGAAGTAGGCTCAGGTTTTAGTACTCTTTGGCTCTCGGATCGCGTTCAGTCCTTAGTCAGCATTGAAGCTTCGGAGGAATGGTTTAAGTTACTATGTATAATGATAGAAGGCGAGAAAATCGATAATGTAGATTTAAGGTATGAATGGCGTGGAAGCGTGATGTCGGATTTTTCCGAGCTTCCTGATGGACATTTAGATCTATTGTTTATTGATGGAGGCCCAAGATCAGAATGCTTTACAAAAGGATTTCCAAAGGTAAAGAAGGGGGGATTTATTTATTGCGATAACTGGGACAATGATGATTTTTGGGGCAAGAGCCGGGACTATATTCTGGTTGATTTGATCGAGGAGATTTCTTCTTGTCAGAACTTTGTCGATTATGTTCCTGCTCAAGTTGGTGTCTACGAAGGTCTGCTTGTGCGCAAGCGTTGA
- a CDS encoding type II toxin-antitoxin system VapC family toxin: MYAKISFAVQRIEEVEHVLPAHLYDYRPIPKETSFLAARAHAAYLERGGQRRMILPDFLIGAHALVEGIPFLTRDQSRYRQAFPGLKIICPA; the protein is encoded by the coding sequence GTGTACGCAAAAATTTCCTTTGCGGTGCAGCGCATCGAAGAGGTTGAGCACGTTCTGCCCGCCCATCTCTACGACTACCGCCCCATTCCGAAAGAGACCTCGTTTCTGGCGGCCAGGGCCCACGCGGCCTATCTCGAACGTGGCGGCCAGCGGCGAATGATCCTTCCAGACTTCCTCATCGGTGCCCATGCCCTGGTGGAAGGGATTCCCTTCCTCACCCGTGATCAGAGCCGCTACCGCCAGGCCTTTCCTGGTCTAAAAATCATCTGCCCCGCCTAG
- a CDS encoding AbrB/MazE/SpoVT family DNA-binding domain-containing protein, with translation MRITSKGQVTIPQAILERFGLFPHTAVSFREENGHVVIEKDDDQPSRGYEGIRRLREARLRTRLTTEELLSLTRGEAS, from the coding sequence ATGCGCATCACCAGCAAGGGCCAGGTCACGATCCCCCAGGCCATCCTGGAGCGCTTCGGGCTGTTCCCCCACACGGCCGTTAGCTTTCGGGAAGAGAACGGTCACGTGGTGATCGAAAAGGACGACGACCAGCCCAGTCGTGGCTACGAGGGCATTCGCCGGCTGCGTGAGGCTCGCCTGCGCACCCGCCTGACCACTGAGGAATTGCTTTCCCTCACCAGGGGAGAAGCCTCCTGA